One window of Acidobacteriota bacterium genomic DNA carries:
- a CDS encoding chemotaxis protein CheW, whose amino-acid sequence MSTVIRESESVLARACRAPEAERSLVVFSLDDQRYALDLARVQRCIRVVAITPLPKAPAIVLGVIDLGGVVIPVIDIRMRFNHPPREVRLSDHLIVTTAGNRTVALLVDETKGVIEASPESYAPAGEFMPRLELVDGAVKLEDGLILIHDLGHLLSLEEEAAIDRALSSTAGSDATVSGGRDDAPERGVPSR is encoded by the coding sequence ATGAGCACCGTCATTCGGGAGAGCGAGAGCGTTCTAGCCCGCGCGTGCCGCGCGCCGGAAGCAGAACGATCTCTGGTGGTCTTCTCGCTGGACGACCAGCGTTACGCGCTGGATCTCGCTCGCGTGCAGCGGTGCATCCGCGTGGTCGCCATCACGCCGCTTCCCAAGGCGCCCGCGATCGTCCTGGGCGTTATCGATCTCGGCGGCGTGGTCATCCCCGTCATCGACATCCGCATGCGCTTCAACCACCCGCCGCGCGAGGTTAGGCTGTCCGACCACCTCATCGTCACCACGGCCGGGAACCGAACCGTTGCGCTCCTGGTCGATGAAACGAAAGGGGTGATCGAGGCCTCGCCGGAGAGCTATGCGCCGGCGGGTGAGTTTATGCCCCGGCTCGAGCTGGTGGACGGTGCGGTGAAGCTCGAGGACGGCCTGATCCTGATCCACGACCTCGGGCACCTGCTGTCCCTCGAAGAGGAGGCAGCGATCGATCGCGCACTGAGCAGTACCGCCGGCAGCGATGCCACTGTGAGCGGCGGCCGTGACGACGCGCCCGAGCGGGGAGTGCCGTCGCGATGA
- a CDS encoding response regulator transcription factor, with protein sequence MSIRVIIADDHPVVRDGLRLTIERSGAEIVVVGEASDGMEVLKMVRTKAADVFILDITMPNMNGIETARELLRQSPAAKIIMLSLHDTKAMVEEALAAGARGYLTKEMATRNVVEAVTAVHAGQYYLCPRIAHFVVEAGLMGKTGSRKRGAAPVALTTQERKVLQLIAEGHSNKEVAARLEVSVNTIHAHRNSVMAKLNIHKQADLVRFAIKAGIAKL encoded by the coding sequence ATGAGCATTCGCGTCATCATCGCCGATGATCATCCGGTCGTCAGGGACGGGCTGCGGTTGACGATCGAAAGAAGCGGAGCGGAGATCGTAGTCGTCGGCGAGGCTTCCGACGGCATGGAAGTTCTGAAGATGGTCAGGACGAAGGCCGCCGACGTGTTCATCCTCGATATCACCATGCCCAATATGAACGGAATCGAGACCGCCAGAGAACTGCTCAGGCAGTCCCCGGCCGCGAAGATCATCATGCTGAGCCTGCACGATACGAAAGCCATGGTGGAGGAGGCGCTGGCGGCCGGTGCGCGGGGATACTTGACGAAGGAGATGGCCACCCGAAACGTGGTTGAGGCCGTGACCGCGGTCCACGCGGGACAGTACTATCTCTGTCCACGAATCGCCCATTTCGTCGTTGAGGCCGGGCTCATGGGGAAAACGGGCTCACGGAAACGTGGAGCCGCCCCGGTTGCGCTCACCACGCAGGAGAGGAAAGTGCTACAGCTTATAGCCGAAGGCCACAGCAACAAGGAAGTCGCCGCCAGACTGGAGGTGTCCGTCAATACCATCCACGCCCACCGGAACAGCGTGATGGCCAAGCTGAACATCCACAAGCAGGCCGACCTCGTCCGCTTCGCCATCAAGGCAGGCATTGCCAAGCTCTGA
- a CDS encoding methyl-accepting chemotaxis protein, with product MGWFTNLKTKSKLLLGFGAIVVLLGVVVAVAYQGTSALDQSQRSIVDQEFRASVDVMQIRSHVNHQRGDMFELLYAADKVVQAAHERDITERQKEIHRLVADVGTILGGRNDSEDIAAVAEVKNLLAEFYQFWMKDLGLVHQGQMEEARALGFGTQTDRMNRIRETLASLIANLEKDTAAAVAKSQQGVRDTSRIFGIVAVLALGFGVFMVWLMNRLIAVPLKAVTGVAQRIAAGDLTVQVEAEGRSDEVGAMQEALRTMVDNLRSLNKELQSGFGVLASSSTEILATVSQVAASASETATAVSETSTTAEEVKQTAHVSNQKAKNVQETAQKAAAVSETGRKAVAETLEGMNRIREQMESIAESVVRLSEQGQTIGEIIATVNDLAEQSNLLAVNAAIEASRAGEYGKGFAVVAQEVKSLAEQSRQATTQVRTILMEVQKATSAAVLATEQGTKAVAAGVKQASEAGDSIRALTGSVSEAAQAATQIAASSQQQLAGMDQIASAIANIRQATTQNMAGTKQLEASAQSLQELGGRLKILVQRQRVEA from the coding sequence ATGGGTTGGTTCACGAATCTCAAGACGAAGTCGAAACTGTTGCTCGGGTTCGGTGCCATTGTGGTGCTGCTCGGCGTCGTTGTTGCCGTTGCCTACCAGGGAACGAGCGCTCTAGATCAGTCCCAACGGAGCATCGTCGACCAGGAGTTCCGGGCCTCGGTTGATGTGATGCAAATCAGAAGCCATGTGAATCATCAGCGGGGCGATATGTTCGAGTTGCTGTACGCAGCCGACAAGGTGGTTCAAGCCGCCCACGAGCGCGACATCACAGAGCGCCAGAAAGAAATCCACCGGCTCGTTGCGGACGTGGGAACCATTTTGGGGGGGCGCAATGACAGCGAGGACATCGCCGCAGTCGCCGAGGTCAAGAACCTGCTCGCGGAGTTCTACCAGTTTTGGATGAAGGATCTGGGGCTGGTGCATCAGGGGCAGATGGAGGAGGCCCGCGCGCTGGGTTTCGGGACGCAAACCGATCGCATGAATAGAATCCGCGAGACACTCGCATCGTTGATCGCCAACCTCGAGAAGGACACCGCCGCAGCGGTGGCCAAGTCTCAGCAGGGCGTGCGCGACACGTCGCGCATCTTCGGGATCGTTGCGGTGCTCGCACTTGGCTTCGGCGTCTTCATGGTGTGGTTGATGAACCGCCTCATCGCCGTTCCGCTGAAGGCGGTCACCGGCGTGGCCCAGCGGATCGCCGCGGGCGACCTGACGGTGCAGGTCGAGGCGGAGGGTCGGTCAGACGAGGTCGGCGCGATGCAGGAGGCCCTGCGGACCATGGTCGACAATTTGCGCAGCTTGAACAAGGAGCTGCAGAGCGGCTTCGGCGTGCTCGCCTCCTCGTCGACCGAGATCCTGGCTACGGTATCCCAGGTCGCTGCGAGCGCGTCCGAGACGGCTACCGCCGTGAGCGAGACCTCAACCACCGCCGAGGAGGTCAAGCAGACGGCCCACGTCTCCAACCAGAAGGCGAAGAACGTCCAGGAGACCGCTCAGAAGGCGGCTGCCGTTTCCGAGACCGGCCGCAAGGCCGTCGCCGAGACCCTCGAGGGCATGAACCGCATCCGCGAGCAGATGGAGTCCATCGCCGAGAGCGTGGTGCGGCTCTCCGAACAGGGCCAGACCATCGGTGAGATCATCGCCACGGTCAACGACCTCGCCGAGCAGTCCAATCTCCTGGCGGTGAACGCCGCCATCGAGGCCAGTCGCGCCGGCGAGTACGGCAAAGGTTTCGCGGTGGTCGCGCAGGAAGTGAAGAGCCTGGCCGAGCAGTCGCGGCAGGCGACCACGCAGGTGCGGACCATCCTGATGGAGGTGCAGAAGGCGACGAGCGCCGCGGTCCTGGCCACCGAGCAGGGAACCAAGGCGGTGGCCGCCGGGGTCAAGCAGGCGTCTGAGGCGGGCGATTCGATCCGCGCGCTAACGGGCAGCGTGAGCGAGGCCGCGCAGGCGGCGACCCAGATCGCCGCGTCGAGCCAGCAACAGCTCGCCGGCATGGATCAGATCGCCTCAGCCATTGCCAACATCCGGCAGGCCACCACCCAGAACATGGCGGGTACCAAGCAACTCGAGGCGTCGGCGCAAAGCCTGCAGGAACTGGGCGGACGGCTGAAGATCCTGGTCCAACGGCAGCGCGTCGAGGCCTGA
- a CDS encoding DUF1343 domain-containing protein: MTVVPGLTRLLASRDLKGRRVGLVCNPASVDADLNHAADLISAAPGVTLAAIFGPQHGFRSDLQDNMIETAHAADARRRVPIYSLYSETREPTAEMLEGIDALVVDLQDIGARIYTFVYTMANCLRAAARHGIPVIVCDRPNPIGGEAVEGPVLDPKFKSFVGLFPIPMRHGCTIGELARLFNEQFGIGAKLSVVKMEGWSRQMFYDETGLPWVMPSPNMPTLDTAIVYPGAVLFEGTELSEGRGTTRPFELIGAPWIDAERFAADMNAIGVPGARFRPTIFEPTFQKHARSTCGGCQTHVVDRSRFLPVLNGVALLSCFFKTDPGRFAWRQPPYEYEHEKMPIDILAGSAGLCQQIEAGVDPFTIAEGWTAGVAEFVRTRQQYLLY; encoded by the coding sequence ATGACTGTCGTCCCTGGACTCACCCGCCTGCTGGCATCGCGCGATCTCAAGGGGCGTCGGGTCGGACTGGTCTGCAACCCTGCCTCGGTGGACGCCGACCTGAACCACGCCGCCGATTTGATCTCTGCCGCGCCCGGCGTGACGCTGGCCGCGATCTTCGGCCCGCAGCACGGCTTCCGATCCGACCTGCAGGACAACATGATCGAAACGGCGCACGCGGCCGACGCCCGGCGCCGGGTGCCAATCTACTCCCTCTACAGCGAGACTCGCGAACCAACCGCGGAGATGCTCGAGGGGATTGATGCGCTCGTGGTGGACCTCCAGGATATCGGCGCCCGCATCTACACATTCGTCTACACGATGGCGAACTGCCTGCGCGCGGCCGCCCGCCACGGCATTCCGGTCATCGTTTGCGATCGCCCGAATCCGATTGGCGGCGAGGCCGTCGAAGGCCCCGTGCTCGATCCGAAATTCAAGTCGTTTGTCGGGCTGTTCCCCATCCCGATGCGACACGGCTGTACGATTGGCGAGCTCGCGCGCCTGTTCAACGAGCAGTTCGGCATCGGCGCGAAATTGAGCGTCGTGAAGATGGAAGGCTGGTCGCGACAGATGTTCTACGACGAGACCGGCCTGCCCTGGGTGATGCCGTCTCCCAATATGCCCACCCTCGACACGGCCATCGTCTATCCGGGAGCGGTGCTGTTTGAAGGCACCGAGCTTTCCGAGGGGCGCGGTACCACACGGCCGTTCGAGCTGATCGGCGCCCCGTGGATTGACGCCGAGCGGTTCGCGGCCGACATGAATGCGATTGGCGTGCCGGGAGCCCGCTTTCGACCCACGATCTTCGAACCGACGTTCCAGAAACACGCGCGCAGCACGTGCGGCGGCTGCCAGACGCACGTGGTCGACAGAAGCCGGTTCCTCCCGGTCTTGAACGGAGTGGCGCTCCTCTCCTGCTTCTTCAAGACGGATCCGGGGAGATTCGCGTGGCGCCAGCCCCCGTACGAATACGAACACGAGAAGATGCCGATCGATATCCTGGCGGGGTCGGCGGGCCTTTGTCAGCAGATCGAGGCCGGCGTCGATCCGTTCACCATCGCGGAGGGCTGGACGGCCGGCGTCGCGGAATTCGTGCGCACCCGACAGCAGTACCTGCTCTACTGA
- a CDS encoding PAS domain S-box protein, whose amino-acid sequence MTMKSTRRTSRRAKEAIQDLSKFPSDNPNPVLRIARDGTLLYINEAGVSLLPQWHLDIGQASPPVLRDAVFRSMDTGATQELDLEHGERVYSFFVAPIIATRFANLYGHDVTEHKRANAALRESEARFRAIVSHTPDHIILQDRDLRYRFVINPQLGLTEADMIGKHERDFLGKEDAEKLTAIKTKVMETGEPFHSELSLQNSKGETEFFEGAYIPKFDLTGKADGLIGYFRNITERKRAEEALRASEGRFRQLFDNISSGAAVFEVKDNGDDFVFVDFNKAGERLDGDRKQDLLGKSIHTVRPGIREFGLLDVFRRVWETGIPEHYPARVYRDKKRIKWYENYVYRLPSGEIVSVYDDVTERKQKEEIIRESEASLAEAQRSAQVGSWDWDLKQDKATWSVEMCRIYGVEPGGFRNLDESLQAIHPEDRESVRKAVEDALEGKKVYKVEHRVIRSDGSTRTVHAQGETITGEGGKPVRMRGTVQDITERQRAEERMRTFSREIITTREEERKKVSSVLHHDVGSLAVGISAHLDAIEEDLRAGKPREALKWTKRTRQLFDESVARLKEVAVELRPPELDLLGLCAALRQHFSKVTRHGGIRIHFRDTLGRRRVSGDTATTLFRVVQEALTNAITHGDAKQVDVFLSASRKEVKLTVRDNGAGFSPSGQTGKATSRMGLRVMKEMAASLGGGFKIDTRRGKGTTVRVSLPHETAALRPEDVTVRKETVARGETIRSARRGSRPQKVSGA is encoded by the coding sequence ATGACGATGAAGTCAACTCGTCGAACATCCAGGCGGGCGAAGGAAGCAATTCAGGACCTGTCGAAGTTCCCATCCGACAATCCCAACCCCGTCTTGCGGATCGCTCGAGACGGTACGCTGCTGTACATCAACGAGGCCGGCGTGAGCCTGCTGCCACAGTGGCATCTGGACATTGGCCAGGCGAGTCCCCCCGTACTGAGGGACGCCGTCTTTCGGTCCATGGACACTGGAGCAACACAGGAGCTCGATCTCGAGCACGGCGAGCGGGTGTATTCGTTCTTCGTTGCGCCGATTATCGCCACGCGCTTTGCCAATCTTTACGGTCACGACGTCACCGAGCACAAGCGCGCGAACGCGGCGCTGCGCGAGAGCGAGGCGCGCTTCCGCGCCATCGTCTCCCACACCCCGGACCACATCATCCTGCAGGACCGCGATCTGCGTTACCGGTTTGTGATCAACCCGCAGCTCGGCCTCACCGAGGCCGACATGATTGGGAAGCACGAGCGGGACTTCCTCGGAAAGGAGGATGCCGAGAAGCTTACCGCCATTAAGACGAAAGTGATGGAGACGGGCGAGCCGTTTCACTCGGAGTTGTCGCTTCAGAACTCAAAGGGCGAAACTGAGTTCTTCGAGGGGGCTTACATTCCGAAGTTCGACCTGACGGGCAAAGCCGACGGCCTCATCGGATACTTCCGCAACATCACCGAGCGCAAACGGGCCGAGGAGGCGCTGCGGGCGAGCGAGGGGCGCTTTCGCCAGTTGTTCGACAATATCAGTAGCGGTGCCGCCGTATTTGAAGTCAAAGACAACGGCGACGATTTCGTTTTTGTTGATTTCAACAAGGCGGGCGAGCGTCTTGACGGCGATCGCAAACAAGACCTTCTCGGGAAATCAATTCATACCGTTCGTCCGGGCATCAGGGAATTCGGGCTGCTGGACGTGTTCAGACGAGTCTGGGAAACGGGTATTCCGGAGCATTACCCCGCCAGGGTTTACCGGGACAAAAAGCGGATCAAATGGTATGAAAACTATGTTTACCGTCTTCCTTCTGGGGAAATCGTTAGTGTGTATGACGACGTCACCGAGCGCAAACAGAAGGAGGAAATCATCCGAGAGAGCGAGGCGTCGCTCGCCGAGGCGCAGCGCAGCGCACAGGTGGGCAGCTGGGACTGGGACCTCAAACAAGACAAGGCCACGTGGTCCGTCGAGATGTGCCGCATCTACGGCGTGGAGCCGGGCGGGTTCAGGAACCTTGACGAAAGCCTTCAGGCCATACACCCTGAAGACAGGGAGTCCGTCAGGAAAGCCGTCGAGGATGCGCTGGAAGGAAAGAAAGTCTACAAGGTAGAGCACCGCGTAATCCGCTCGGACGGCTCCACACGCACCGTCCACGCGCAGGGCGAGACGATTACTGGCGAGGGGGGAAAGCCCGTCAGAATGCGGGGCACGGTTCAGGACATCACCGAGCGCCAACGGGCGGAGGAGAGGATGCGGACGTTCTCTCGAGAGATCATCACCACGCGAGAGGAAGAGAGGAAGAAGGTGTCGTCCGTCCTGCACCACGACGTGGGTTCGCTGGCGGTAGGGATTTCGGCCCATCTCGACGCGATCGAAGAGGATCTCCGCGCCGGGAAGCCACGAGAAGCGCTCAAGTGGACGAAGCGGACCAGGCAACTGTTTGACGAGTCAGTGGCCCGCCTGAAGGAGGTGGCCGTCGAACTTCGGCCGCCCGAACTTGATCTGCTCGGACTGTGCGCCGCCCTGCGGCAACACTTCTCCAAGGTGACCAGGCACGGGGGCATCCGGATTCACTTCAGAGATACGCTGGGGCGAAGGCGCGTGTCCGGAGACACCGCGACGACGCTGTTCAGGGTTGTGCAGGAGGCGCTGACCAATGCCATCACGCACGGCGATGCGAAGCAAGTGGACGTGTTCCTCAGCGCATCCAGGAAGGAAGTCAAACTGACGGTTCGTGATAATGGAGCAGGATTCAGTCCGTCCGGACAAACGGGGAAGGCAACATCACGGATGGGCCTCCGCGTGATGAAAGAAATGGCGGCTTCCTTGGGAGGCGGCTTCAAGATTGACACCCGGCGGGGGAAGGGAACCACGGTGCGCGTGAGCCTGCCGCATGAGACCGCGGCCTTGCGGCCGGAAGACGTCACCGTGCGGAAGGAGACGGTGGCGCGAGGAGAGACGATCCGTTCCGCCCGACGGGGCTCGCGGCCGCAGAAAGTGAGCGGCGCATGA
- a CDS encoding tetratricopeptide repeat protein has protein sequence MISALDRTLLGEVSGFIAERMGLHFPEERWPDLARGLKAAGRELGFEYPDACERWLMTRDLTTRQVETLASHLTVGETYFFRDPASFEALEREILPPLVARRSEAGRTLRLWSAGCCTGEEAYSLAVTCVRALPDLRTWNVSILATDINPKFLARAEAGVYSEWSFRGAPGWLRERFFSPVPDKKLAIDPTFKKLVHFGYLNLAEDVYPSLANHTNAMDVIFCRNVLMYFTPGHQRRVVAALHRCLVDGGYLVVNPAEASTTLFRMFAMENIGGVLLYRKTSQRVRAESWPELVSPATASAVAVHEPTFVVAPAPLVPVEPVAPVASASATTPITESRCEDLLVRARTYANQGRLEEALTSCQDAIAAGRTNPAAHFLHAAICNELGRLDEAITALGKVLYLDQDFILAHHALGGLYKQLGKQKESRRHLAIALELLSARRRDEIVPESDGMTCGRLVESVRAMTEA, from the coding sequence ATGATCAGCGCACTGGACAGGACGCTCTTGGGCGAGGTGAGCGGCTTCATCGCGGAGCGCATGGGTCTCCATTTCCCCGAGGAGCGGTGGCCCGATCTGGCTCGCGGTCTCAAGGCCGCCGGTCGGGAGTTGGGTTTCGAGTATCCCGACGCGTGCGAGCGTTGGCTCATGACCCGGGATCTCACGACCCGGCAAGTCGAAACGCTCGCCAGCCACCTGACCGTGGGCGAAACCTACTTCTTCCGCGACCCGGCGAGCTTCGAAGCGCTCGAGCGGGAGATCCTGCCGCCGCTTGTCGCGAGGCGCTCGGAAGCGGGTCGGACACTCCGCTTGTGGAGCGCGGGGTGTTGCACCGGGGAAGAAGCGTACTCCCTCGCCGTCACGTGCGTCCGTGCGCTGCCGGACCTCCGGACGTGGAACGTCTCGATTCTCGCCACCGACATCAACCCGAAGTTCCTCGCCAGGGCTGAGGCGGGCGTCTACTCCGAATGGTCGTTTCGCGGCGCACCCGGCTGGCTTCGCGAACGGTTCTTTTCTCCCGTGCCGGACAAGAAGCTGGCGATCGATCCGACGTTCAAGAAACTGGTTCACTTCGGCTACCTCAACCTGGCTGAAGACGTTTACCCGTCGCTCGCCAACCACACCAACGCGATGGACGTGATCTTCTGTCGCAACGTTCTCATGTACTTCACCCCCGGCCACCAGCGACGAGTCGTGGCGGCGCTGCATCGTTGCCTCGTGGACGGTGGCTATCTCGTGGTCAATCCTGCCGAGGCCAGCACGACGCTGTTCCGGATGTTCGCCATGGAGAATATCGGCGGAGTCCTTCTCTATCGCAAGACCTCACAGCGGGTCCGCGCTGAATCCTGGCCGGAACTGGTCTCGCCCGCCACCGCGTCCGCTGTCGCGGTACACGAGCCCACATTCGTCGTGGCCCCCGCGCCTCTTGTGCCAGTCGAGCCGGTCGCGCCGGTGGCATCTGCCTCGGCAACGACGCCGATCACCGAGTCGCGTTGTGAGGATCTCCTGGTGCGGGCACGAACCTACGCCAATCAGGGCAGGCTCGAGGAGGCGCTCACGTCGTGCCAGGACGCCATCGCGGCCGGGCGCACCAACCCTGCCGCACATTTCCTGCACGCGGCGATCTGCAACGAGCTTGGCCGGCTCGATGAAGCTATCACGGCGCTCGGCAAGGTCCTCTACCTCGATCAGGATTTCATCCTCGCCCACCACGCGCTTGGGGGGCTCTACAAGCAGCTCGGCAAGCAGAAGGAATCCAGGCGCCACCTCGCGATCGCGCTCGAGCTCCTATCAGCCAGGCGCCGGGATGAGATCGTGCCCGAGTCCGACGGAATGACCTGCGGACGCCTCGTCGAGTCGGTTCGAGCGATGACGGAAGCCTAA
- a CDS encoding chemotaxis protein CheW, with protein MPQPRTIDWDAIHRRLALSAAAISGGFKHGPEETRRILETRARAAARPPAKTDDAERLEVLAFSLAGETYGVETCRVREVCQLKDLTAVPCTPPFVAGVMNLRGRILAIVDLRKFFDLPARGLTDLNRVIVLGGGDNEIGLLADSIDGVRSVTVSALQDGLPTLTGIRERFLKGVTGQMLTVLDGDRLLADAGLKVNEQVTR; from the coding sequence ATGCCGCAACCACGCACGATCGACTGGGACGCGATCCACCGCCGCCTCGCACTGTCGGCGGCGGCCATCTCCGGAGGGTTCAAACACGGCCCGGAAGAGACCCGCCGCATTCTCGAAACGCGCGCGAGGGCGGCGGCCAGGCCACCCGCCAAGACGGACGACGCGGAGCGGCTCGAGGTGCTGGCGTTCTCGCTGGCCGGCGAGACCTATGGCGTCGAGACCTGCCGCGTCCGCGAGGTCTGCCAGCTCAAGGACCTGACAGCGGTGCCCTGCACGCCGCCCTTTGTCGCCGGCGTGATGAACCTGCGCGGCCGGATCCTGGCGATCGTGGACCTGCGTAAATTCTTCGACTTGCCGGCCCGAGGCCTCACCGACCTCAACCGGGTCATCGTATTGGGAGGCGGCGACAACGAGATCGGGTTGCTCGCGGACTCCATTGATGGCGTGCGGTCGGTAACAGTGTCGGCACTGCAGGACGGCCTGCCCACCCTCACCGGCATCCGCGAGAGGTTTCTCAAAGGTGTCACCGGCCAGATGTTGACCGTGCTCGACGGCGACCGCCTGCTCGCAGACGCTGGTCTCAAGGTCAACGAGCAGGTCACCAGGTAG
- a CDS encoding patatin-like phospholipase family protein, whose protein sequence is MNRHPALDSPLAHTAVAGLLGFILVVAAPFPVSAQTAPSSPAARPRIGLALGGGAARGLAHIGVLKWFEEHRIPIDAIAGTSMGGLIGGAFATGMTPAEIERLVSSLSWEQMLAPGASFADKAFRRKQDARDFPSRLEFGLRGGFSLPAGLSASPQIDLLLGRIAMPYYATTSFDQFPTPFRCVAADLKSAEAVVFDRGGLAQALRATMATPGVFAPVTVDGRTLVDGGILNNVPADVVSAMGADIVIAVDVSGDLAYEKRGDSLLSVLVESLDVMMRAGSRRALESADIVLVPALKGFWAVDFDRADQFARQGYAAAEAQRSSLEKYALSPVEYEAYRAARAGLRRTRLPAPAFVDVEGVLPDEAATIRARLERFVLQPLDTAALDRQMVAMMGTERYLSVTYRLVVDGERVGIAVTARPKTYGPPFLLTALDLQNTQSTGVAATLRGRVWTSGLTGHGSEARLDVAAGTIMRAAGEWYQPVGHGGLFVSSYAGVEEQQFNVFEGRQFRAEYRRTVSTAGVDAGFTMGNVFEWRAGYAAEHLDGLTLVGTGVLPASNGSQRYVRLQATYDGQSGPTIPDRGLYAQGRIRRFTHVAGATSTDLAVSPRAEPDNLLSGEADASVFMPVSRAGRVFVRAAGGSSFGSTAQVNAFALGGPFLLSALNVGELRGSNYVLATAGYFHRVYRFAQGAGGIVYAGGWVENGATFERWSGAMFKTDVSGGFVVDTPLGPISAGASVGFDGRLRLFAGLGQLMHR, encoded by the coding sequence ATGAATCGCCATCCGGCCCTGGACTCTCCGCTGGCGCACACTGCGGTCGCCGGCCTGCTCGGATTCATCCTCGTCGTCGCCGCGCCCTTTCCCGTGTCGGCGCAAACGGCTCCATCCTCACCCGCCGCCAGGCCCCGCATCGGCCTCGCCCTCGGCGGCGGTGCCGCGCGGGGGTTGGCGCATATCGGCGTGCTCAAGTGGTTCGAGGAGCACCGGATTCCCATTGACGCGATTGCCGGCACCAGCATGGGCGGCCTCATCGGAGGCGCGTTCGCCACCGGCATGACGCCTGCCGAAATCGAACGCCTGGTGTCGAGCCTCTCGTGGGAGCAGATGCTGGCGCCGGGCGCGTCGTTCGCGGACAAGGCGTTCCGGCGCAAGCAGGACGCCCGGGACTTTCCCTCGCGTCTCGAGTTCGGCCTCCGCGGCGGATTCAGTCTTCCGGCCGGCTTGAGCGCCAGCCCGCAGATCGATCTGCTGCTCGGGCGCATCGCCATGCCGTACTACGCGACAACCAGCTTCGACCAGTTTCCTACGCCGTTCCGCTGCGTCGCCGCCGATCTGAAGAGCGCTGAGGCGGTGGTCTTCGATCGCGGCGGGCTGGCCCAGGCCTTGCGGGCGACGATGGCTACTCCGGGCGTATTCGCGCCAGTCACGGTGGACGGCCGGACGCTGGTCGATGGTGGCATCCTCAACAACGTGCCCGCCGACGTCGTCTCGGCCATGGGCGCCGACATCGTCATCGCGGTCGATGTGAGCGGCGACCTCGCGTACGAAAAGCGCGGAGACTCGCTGCTGTCCGTGTTGGTCGAGTCGCTTGACGTGATGATGCGTGCCGGGTCGCGCCGCGCGCTTGAATCGGCAGACATCGTGCTCGTCCCCGCCCTTAAGGGATTCTGGGCCGTTGATTTCGACCGCGCCGATCAGTTCGCCAGGCAGGGATATGCTGCGGCCGAGGCGCAGCGGTCCTCGCTCGAAAAGTACGCGCTGAGCCCGGTTGAATACGAGGCGTATCGTGCCGCGCGCGCCGGCCTGCGCAGGACGCGGCTGCCGGCGCCGGCGTTCGTCGATGTGGAAGGCGTGCTGCCCGACGAGGCCGCGACGATTCGCGCCCGACTGGAGCGATTCGTGCTCCAGCCGCTCGATACCGCGGCGCTCGATCGGCAGATGGTGGCGATGATGGGAACCGAGCGTTACCTGTCAGTCACCTATCGCCTCGTCGTCGACGGCGAGCGTGTGGGCATCGCGGTGACGGCCAGGCCGAAGACCTATGGCCCCCCGTTTCTGCTGACGGCTCTTGATCTGCAGAACACCCAGTCCACCGGGGTTGCCGCGACGCTGCGGGGGCGCGTCTGGACGTCTGGCCTGACCGGGCACGGGTCCGAAGCCAGACTGGACGTGGCTGCCGGCACGATCATGCGCGCGGCCGGTGAGTGGTACCAGCCCGTCGGTCACGGAGGCTTGTTCGTCTCGTCATACGCCGGCGTTGAGGAACAGCAGTTCAATGTATTTGAGGGGCGGCAGTTCCGCGCTGAGTACCGCCGGACCGTGTCGACCGCGGGCGTCGACGCCGGGTTCACGATGGGCAACGTTTTCGAGTGGCGCGCCGGCTACGCCGCCGAGCATCTCGACGGCCTCACGCTGGTGGGCACTGGGGTGCTGCCCGCGAGCAACGGATCCCAGCGATACGTCAGGCTGCAGGCCACATACGACGGGCAGAGCGGGCCCACGATCCCCGATCGCGGCCTGTATGCGCAAGGGCGGATCCGCCGCTTCACCCATGTCGCCGGCGCGACGTCCACGGACCTCGCCGTAAGCCCACGCGCCGAACCCGACAATCTGCTTTCTGGCGAGGCCGACGCGTCGGTGTTCATGCCGGTCAGCCGCGCAGGCAGGGTCTTCGTTCGGGCCGCCGGTGGCTCCTCCTTCGGCAGCACGGCCCAGGTCAACGCGTTTGCGCTCGGTGGGCCGTTCTTGCTCAGCGCCCTCAACGTCGGCGAATTGCGCGGCAGCAACTATGTGCTGGCCACGGCCGGGTACTTCCACCGCGTGTACCGGTTCGCGCAGGGCGCGGGCGGGATCGTGTATGCGGGCGGCTGGGTTGAGAACGGCGCGACGTTCGAACGGTGGAGCGGCGCTATGTTCAAGACCGACGTGTCTGGAGGGTTTGTCGTCGACACACCACTCGGACCGATCTCGGCCGGCGCCAGCGTGGGATTTGACGGCCGACTTCGCCTGTTCGCGGGGCTTGGCCAGCTGATGCACCGGTAA